The following are from one region of the Nicotiana tabacum cultivar K326 chromosome 3, ASM71507v2, whole genome shotgun sequence genome:
- the LOC107779908 gene encoding histidine kinase 1-like isoform X1, whose product MAHNKAYGTSTTLSSESSSPPITPKGSLPERVLYKMLGFADFSKRNQLSPSFHKDVEVDEELQFDSSICQSSYRGVFVVRLAIMVMLAILIGMLTLLTWHFTRVYTTRSLNTLAFGLRHELLQRPILRMWSILNSTVEITTAQVKLSGYVIRKCSKPVDQAQQVEQLYESMKDVTWALFASRKALNSLTINYRNGFVQAFHRDHRSNNTFYIYSDLANYSISGIYDVNLLSSRQGWNDQTIHNNISAVWYREPLDPSTGEKNGKRSIIPPDELINIAGISQVPDGAASWHVAVSKYTDSPLLSAALPVWDPSNKSIVAVVGVTTALYSVGQLMKEIVEFHSGHIYLTSQEGWLLATSTNSPLLMNTTKGPKLMMAIDSEDPVIRSGAECLQKEYGNRLPPSQEVHIENAKLGNQLYYIDSFFLHLKRLPMVGVIIIPRKYIMGKVDERAIKTLVILISASICILIIGCVCIFVLTNGVSKEMKLRAQLISQFDARRKAEASSNYKSQFLANMSHELRTPMAAVIGLLDILISDGYLTNEQYATITQIRKCSTALLRLLNNILDLSKVESGKLVLEETEFDLAKELEGLVDMFSVQCINHNVETVLDISDDMPKLVKGDSARVVQIFANLISNSLKFTTSGYIILRGWCESANTFSCGGNFPLNQKDSWSAPKVKLKRQESQGKKLSKKDNKMILWFEVEDSGCGIDPSKWESVFESFEQADPSTTRLHGGTGLGLCIVRTLVNKMGGEIKVVKKNGPGTVMQLYLQLNCPPEVTGQHCQFNFEEHKMRVLLALNGRMSREIMSQWLERNGVHTCGASDWNELTQILQGISISKSHLQDVPCECLEPEDLSIQDPSAASLLVIVVDIGILDLSTNIWKEQLNFLDKYYDRAKFAWILYHDTPSTIKMELRRRHLVMVNRPLYKGKMIQILETIIKEKNLELQSFGNVTVEGDLHECLEIDSNHSDIACSDDSDKSDNGYEKCGSAFLSEKNREENFAKASLSHFGTLNNYYIDFNEENTSDMNDLGQTRNGEHHLTSSPTKEVTNACSDKIADQKSLADLRILLAEDTPVLQRVARIMLEKLGAKVVVVGDGLQAVDALKPMSSSDECRNESLQEEGSSITLQAESVHSLPYDLILMDCQMPKMDGYEATKAIRRAEMGTGTHIPIVALTAHAMSSDEAKCLQVGMDAYLTKPIDRKLMVSTILSLTERKS is encoded by the exons ATGGCACATAATAAAGCTTATGGAACTTCTACTACTCTAAGCTCTGAATCTTCGTCACCTCCAATTACACCAAAGGGATCATTGCCTGAAAGGGTTCTTTACAAGATGCTTGGCTTTGCTGATTTTTCAAAAAGAAACCAATTATCTCCTTCCTTCCATAAGGATGTAGAGGTCGATGAAGAACTTCAGTTCGACAGTAGCATTTGTCAGTCTTCCTACCGTGGTGTTTTCGTCGTTCGTCTTGCTATCATG GTCATGCTAGCAATTTTGATTGGAATGCTAACATTATTAACATGGCATTTTACCAGAGTTTACACAACAAGGTCACTTAACACACTAGCATTTGGTCTTCGTCATGAACTTCTGCAGAGACCAATATTACGAATGTGGAGCATTTTAAATTCTACAGTTGAAATAACAACTGCTCAAGTTAAGCTGTCAGGGTATGTAATCAGAAAGTGTAGCAAACCTGTTGATCAAGCTCAACAAGTTGAG CAGCTGTACGAATCCATGAAGGATGTAACATGGGCTCTATTTGCAAGTCGGAAAGCTCTTAATTCCTTAACCATCAACTATAGAAATGGTTTTGTTCAGGCTTTCCACAGAGATCACAGGAGCAACAATACATTCTACatatactctgatcttgccaatTATTCTATAAGTGGTATATATGATGTTAATTTGTTATCGTCTCGTCAAGGATGGAATGATCAAACTATACACAACAACATCTCAGCAGTTTGGTACCGAGAACCCTTAGATCCCTCTACTGGAGAAAAGAATGGAAAGCGAAGCATAATTCCTCCCGATGAGTTGATCAACATTGCTGGAATATCTCAAGTACCAGATGGTGCAGCTTCATGGCATGTGGCTGTGAGCAAGTATACAGACTCGCCGTTGCTTTCAGCAGCGTTGCCAGTTTGGGATCCATCGAACAAAAGCATAGTTGCTGTTGTGGGAGTTACTACAGCTCTTTATAGTGTAGGTCAATTGATGAAAGAAATTGTTGAATTCCACAGTGGTCACATTTATTTAACCTCTCAGGAGGGATGGTTGCTCGCTACTTCCACGAATTCCCCTCTCTTGATGAATACCACAAAAGGACCGAAGCTAATGATGGCTATTGATTCTGAAGACCCAGTTATACGGTCTGGAGCTGAGTGCTTACAGAAAGAATATGGAAACAGGCTTCCCCCAAGTCAAGAAGTGCACATAGAGAATGCTAAACTTGGGAACCAGCTCTATTATATTGACTCATTTTTCCTGCACTTAAAGAGACTTCCAATG GTAGGAGTTATcattattccaagaaaatatatAATGGGAAAGGTAGACGAGAGGGCTATCAAGACTCTAGTAATATTGATCTCAGCATCAATATGCATCCTAATCATTGGATGTGTCTGCATCTTTGTACTGACAAATGGAGTGTCGAAGGAAATGAAACTTAGAGCACAGCTGATAAGCCAGTTTGATGCAAGAAGGAAGGCAGAGGCATCGAGCAATTACAAAAGCCAATTTCTAGCAAACATGAG TCATGAATTACGAACACCTATGGCTGCAGTTATTGGCTTGCTGGACATCCTTATAAGTGATGGTTATCTTACAAATGAGCAGTATGCAACTATTACCCAGATTCGTAAATGCTCAACCGCTTTGCTTCGCCTTCTGAACAACATTTTGGATCTCAGCAAG GTAGAATCTGGAAAACTGGTGTTGGAAGAAACAGAATTTGACTTGGCTAAAGAACTTgaaggacttgttgatatgttctcTGTCCAGTGCATTAATCACAATGTTGAGACAGTTCTAGATATCTCCG ATGATATGCCAAAATTAGTTAAAGGAGACTCTGCCAGAGTTGTTCAAATTTTCGCAAATCTAATTAGCAATTCTCTCAAGTTTACTACCT CGGGTTACATCATTCTTCGGGGATGGTGCGAGAGTGCAAACACTTTTTCTTGTGGAGGGAATTTTCCACTTAATCAGAAAGACTCTTGGTCTGCTCCTAAAGTAAAGTTGAAGCGACAAGAGAGCCAGGGAAAAAAATTGTCCAAGAAAGATAACAAAATGATCTTGTGGTTTGAAGTTGAGGACTCTGGTTGCG GAATTGATCCAAGTAAATGGGAATCTGTATTTGAAAGTTTTGAGCAAGCTGATCCTTCGACAACTCGCTT GCATGGTGGCACTGGCCTTGGACTATGCATTGTACGTACCCTG GTTAACAAAATGGGTGGAGAGATTAAGGTTGTAAAGAAAAATGGACCAGGGACAGTGATGCAACTATACCTTCAACTAAACTGTCCTCCAGAAGTCACTGGACAACACTGCCAGTTCAATTTTGAAGAGCATAAAATGAGG GTGTTGCTTGCACTCAATGGCAGAATGAGTAGAGAAATAATGTCCCAGTGGTTAGAGAGAAATGGGGTGCATACTTGCGGAGCATCTGATTGGAATGAGCTCACTCAAATTCTTCAGGGGATTTCAATATCCAAAAGCCATTTGCAAGACGTACCTTGTGAATGTTTAGAACCTGAAGATTTGAGCATTCAAGATCCTAGTGCCGCATCACTTCTTGTCATAGTTGTAGACATTGGCATACTTGACTTGAGCACAAATATATGGAAGGAGCAGCTAAATTTTCTTGATAAATACTATGACAGAGCAAAGTTTGCATGGATTCTTTACCATGACACCCCCAGTACCATTAAGATGGAACTGCGAAGGAGACACCTAGTTATGGTCAATAGACCACTATATAAAGGGAAAATGATTCAGATTTTGGAAActattataaaagaaaaaaatcttgAACTGCAGTCCTTTGGCAATGTAACAGTAGAAGGAGATTTGCATGAATGTCTTGAAATTGATTCTAACCACTCTGATATTGCCTGCTCAGATGACTCTGACAAGTCAGATAACGGATATGAAAAATGTGGAAGTGCCTTCCTTTCTGAAAAAAATAGGGAAGAAAATTTTGCCAAAGCCTCTCTCTCACATTTTGGGACATTAAACAACTACTACATTGACTTCAATGAAGAAAACACTTCGGACATGAATGATCTCGGACAAACGAGGAATGGAGAACATCATTTGACAAGCAGTCCCACCAAAGAGGTCACTAATGCCTGCTCAGATAAGATAGCAGACCAGAAGTCTCTAGCTGATCTTCGTATACTGCTTGCTGAGGATACTCCAGTGCTGCAAAGAGTAGCTAGAATAATGCTGGAAAAATTGGGAGCTAAAGTGGTTGTTGTAGGAGATGGGCTGCAGGCAGTGGATGCACTAAAACCCATGTCTAGTTCTGATGAATGTAGAAATGAATCTCTTCAGGAAGAAGGCAGTTCAATTACCCTCCAAGCTGAAAGCGTTCATTCCCTTCCTTATGACTTGATCCTCATGGATTGTCAA ATGCCAAAGATGGATGGCTATGAAGCAACAAAGGCAATTAGAAGAGCGGAAATGGGGACAGGAACACACATACCTATTGTTGCACTGACAGCTCATGCAATGTCATCGGATGAAGCAAAATGCTTACAGGTTGGTATGGATGCTTATTTGACCAAGCCCATTGACAGAAAGTTGATGGTTTCCACCATTCTTTCCTTGACCGAGAGAAAATCCTAA
- the LOC107779908 gene encoding histidine kinase 1-like isoform X2 produces MAHNKAYGTSTTLSSESSSPPITPKGSLPERVLYKMLGFADFSKRNQLSPSFHKDVEVDEELQFDSSICQSSYRGVFVVRLAIMVMLAILIGMLTLLTWHFTRVYTTRSLNTLAFGLRHELLQRPILRMWSILNSTVEITTAQVKLSGYVIRKCSKPVDQAQQVELYESMKDVTWALFASRKALNSLTINYRNGFVQAFHRDHRSNNTFYIYSDLANYSISGIYDVNLLSSRQGWNDQTIHNNISAVWYREPLDPSTGEKNGKRSIIPPDELINIAGISQVPDGAASWHVAVSKYTDSPLLSAALPVWDPSNKSIVAVVGVTTALYSVGQLMKEIVEFHSGHIYLTSQEGWLLATSTNSPLLMNTTKGPKLMMAIDSEDPVIRSGAECLQKEYGNRLPPSQEVHIENAKLGNQLYYIDSFFLHLKRLPMVGVIIIPRKYIMGKVDERAIKTLVILISASICILIIGCVCIFVLTNGVSKEMKLRAQLISQFDARRKAEASSNYKSQFLANMSHELRTPMAAVIGLLDILISDGYLTNEQYATITQIRKCSTALLRLLNNILDLSKVESGKLVLEETEFDLAKELEGLVDMFSVQCINHNVETVLDISDDMPKLVKGDSARVVQIFANLISNSLKFTTSGYIILRGWCESANTFSCGGNFPLNQKDSWSAPKVKLKRQESQGKKLSKKDNKMILWFEVEDSGCGIDPSKWESVFESFEQADPSTTRLHGGTGLGLCIVRTLVNKMGGEIKVVKKNGPGTVMQLYLQLNCPPEVTGQHCQFNFEEHKMRVLLALNGRMSREIMSQWLERNGVHTCGASDWNELTQILQGISISKSHLQDVPCECLEPEDLSIQDPSAASLLVIVVDIGILDLSTNIWKEQLNFLDKYYDRAKFAWILYHDTPSTIKMELRRRHLVMVNRPLYKGKMIQILETIIKEKNLELQSFGNVTVEGDLHECLEIDSNHSDIACSDDSDKSDNGYEKCGSAFLSEKNREENFAKASLSHFGTLNNYYIDFNEENTSDMNDLGQTRNGEHHLTSSPTKEVTNACSDKIADQKSLADLRILLAEDTPVLQRVARIMLEKLGAKVVVVGDGLQAVDALKPMSSSDECRNESLQEEGSSITLQAESVHSLPYDLILMDCQMPKMDGYEATKAIRRAEMGTGTHIPIVALTAHAMSSDEAKCLQVGMDAYLTKPIDRKLMVSTILSLTERKS; encoded by the exons ATGGCACATAATAAAGCTTATGGAACTTCTACTACTCTAAGCTCTGAATCTTCGTCACCTCCAATTACACCAAAGGGATCATTGCCTGAAAGGGTTCTTTACAAGATGCTTGGCTTTGCTGATTTTTCAAAAAGAAACCAATTATCTCCTTCCTTCCATAAGGATGTAGAGGTCGATGAAGAACTTCAGTTCGACAGTAGCATTTGTCAGTCTTCCTACCGTGGTGTTTTCGTCGTTCGTCTTGCTATCATG GTCATGCTAGCAATTTTGATTGGAATGCTAACATTATTAACATGGCATTTTACCAGAGTTTACACAACAAGGTCACTTAACACACTAGCATTTGGTCTTCGTCATGAACTTCTGCAGAGACCAATATTACGAATGTGGAGCATTTTAAATTCTACAGTTGAAATAACAACTGCTCAAGTTAAGCTGTCAGGGTATGTAATCAGAAAGTGTAGCAAACCTGTTGATCAAGCTCAACAAGTTGAG CTGTACGAATCCATGAAGGATGTAACATGGGCTCTATTTGCAAGTCGGAAAGCTCTTAATTCCTTAACCATCAACTATAGAAATGGTTTTGTTCAGGCTTTCCACAGAGATCACAGGAGCAACAATACATTCTACatatactctgatcttgccaatTATTCTATAAGTGGTATATATGATGTTAATTTGTTATCGTCTCGTCAAGGATGGAATGATCAAACTATACACAACAACATCTCAGCAGTTTGGTACCGAGAACCCTTAGATCCCTCTACTGGAGAAAAGAATGGAAAGCGAAGCATAATTCCTCCCGATGAGTTGATCAACATTGCTGGAATATCTCAAGTACCAGATGGTGCAGCTTCATGGCATGTGGCTGTGAGCAAGTATACAGACTCGCCGTTGCTTTCAGCAGCGTTGCCAGTTTGGGATCCATCGAACAAAAGCATAGTTGCTGTTGTGGGAGTTACTACAGCTCTTTATAGTGTAGGTCAATTGATGAAAGAAATTGTTGAATTCCACAGTGGTCACATTTATTTAACCTCTCAGGAGGGATGGTTGCTCGCTACTTCCACGAATTCCCCTCTCTTGATGAATACCACAAAAGGACCGAAGCTAATGATGGCTATTGATTCTGAAGACCCAGTTATACGGTCTGGAGCTGAGTGCTTACAGAAAGAATATGGAAACAGGCTTCCCCCAAGTCAAGAAGTGCACATAGAGAATGCTAAACTTGGGAACCAGCTCTATTATATTGACTCATTTTTCCTGCACTTAAAGAGACTTCCAATG GTAGGAGTTATcattattccaagaaaatatatAATGGGAAAGGTAGACGAGAGGGCTATCAAGACTCTAGTAATATTGATCTCAGCATCAATATGCATCCTAATCATTGGATGTGTCTGCATCTTTGTACTGACAAATGGAGTGTCGAAGGAAATGAAACTTAGAGCACAGCTGATAAGCCAGTTTGATGCAAGAAGGAAGGCAGAGGCATCGAGCAATTACAAAAGCCAATTTCTAGCAAACATGAG TCATGAATTACGAACACCTATGGCTGCAGTTATTGGCTTGCTGGACATCCTTATAAGTGATGGTTATCTTACAAATGAGCAGTATGCAACTATTACCCAGATTCGTAAATGCTCAACCGCTTTGCTTCGCCTTCTGAACAACATTTTGGATCTCAGCAAG GTAGAATCTGGAAAACTGGTGTTGGAAGAAACAGAATTTGACTTGGCTAAAGAACTTgaaggacttgttgatatgttctcTGTCCAGTGCATTAATCACAATGTTGAGACAGTTCTAGATATCTCCG ATGATATGCCAAAATTAGTTAAAGGAGACTCTGCCAGAGTTGTTCAAATTTTCGCAAATCTAATTAGCAATTCTCTCAAGTTTACTACCT CGGGTTACATCATTCTTCGGGGATGGTGCGAGAGTGCAAACACTTTTTCTTGTGGAGGGAATTTTCCACTTAATCAGAAAGACTCTTGGTCTGCTCCTAAAGTAAAGTTGAAGCGACAAGAGAGCCAGGGAAAAAAATTGTCCAAGAAAGATAACAAAATGATCTTGTGGTTTGAAGTTGAGGACTCTGGTTGCG GAATTGATCCAAGTAAATGGGAATCTGTATTTGAAAGTTTTGAGCAAGCTGATCCTTCGACAACTCGCTT GCATGGTGGCACTGGCCTTGGACTATGCATTGTACGTACCCTG GTTAACAAAATGGGTGGAGAGATTAAGGTTGTAAAGAAAAATGGACCAGGGACAGTGATGCAACTATACCTTCAACTAAACTGTCCTCCAGAAGTCACTGGACAACACTGCCAGTTCAATTTTGAAGAGCATAAAATGAGG GTGTTGCTTGCACTCAATGGCAGAATGAGTAGAGAAATAATGTCCCAGTGGTTAGAGAGAAATGGGGTGCATACTTGCGGAGCATCTGATTGGAATGAGCTCACTCAAATTCTTCAGGGGATTTCAATATCCAAAAGCCATTTGCAAGACGTACCTTGTGAATGTTTAGAACCTGAAGATTTGAGCATTCAAGATCCTAGTGCCGCATCACTTCTTGTCATAGTTGTAGACATTGGCATACTTGACTTGAGCACAAATATATGGAAGGAGCAGCTAAATTTTCTTGATAAATACTATGACAGAGCAAAGTTTGCATGGATTCTTTACCATGACACCCCCAGTACCATTAAGATGGAACTGCGAAGGAGACACCTAGTTATGGTCAATAGACCACTATATAAAGGGAAAATGATTCAGATTTTGGAAActattataaaagaaaaaaatcttgAACTGCAGTCCTTTGGCAATGTAACAGTAGAAGGAGATTTGCATGAATGTCTTGAAATTGATTCTAACCACTCTGATATTGCCTGCTCAGATGACTCTGACAAGTCAGATAACGGATATGAAAAATGTGGAAGTGCCTTCCTTTCTGAAAAAAATAGGGAAGAAAATTTTGCCAAAGCCTCTCTCTCACATTTTGGGACATTAAACAACTACTACATTGACTTCAATGAAGAAAACACTTCGGACATGAATGATCTCGGACAAACGAGGAATGGAGAACATCATTTGACAAGCAGTCCCACCAAAGAGGTCACTAATGCCTGCTCAGATAAGATAGCAGACCAGAAGTCTCTAGCTGATCTTCGTATACTGCTTGCTGAGGATACTCCAGTGCTGCAAAGAGTAGCTAGAATAATGCTGGAAAAATTGGGAGCTAAAGTGGTTGTTGTAGGAGATGGGCTGCAGGCAGTGGATGCACTAAAACCCATGTCTAGTTCTGATGAATGTAGAAATGAATCTCTTCAGGAAGAAGGCAGTTCAATTACCCTCCAAGCTGAAAGCGTTCATTCCCTTCCTTATGACTTGATCCTCATGGATTGTCAA ATGCCAAAGATGGATGGCTATGAAGCAACAAAGGCAATTAGAAGAGCGGAAATGGGGACAGGAACACACATACCTATTGTTGCACTGACAGCTCATGCAATGTCATCGGATGAAGCAAAATGCTTACAGGTTGGTATGGATGCTTATTTGACCAAGCCCATTGACAGAAAGTTGATGGTTTCCACCATTCTTTCCTTGACCGAGAGAAAATCCTAA
- the LOC107779909 gene encoding uncharacterized protein LOC107779909: MMKDDYEVEEKKQAAADVLFQYSNFVMACIGNQVRPCDLRLHLMKEVSGLPTSLKRETRPAPSPDVMGESSSSGTSRLDKTDSFRGP, encoded by the exons ATGATGAAGGACGATTACGAG GTTGAAGAAAAGAAGCAAGCTGCTGCAGATGTCTTGTTTCAATATTCAAATTTTGTTATGGCATGTATTGGTAATCAAGTTCGACCTTGTGACTTGAGACTGCATTTGATGAAG GAAGTTTCAGGATTGCCAACTTCTTTGAAGCGGGAAACACGTCCAGCACCTTCTCCTGATGTAATGGGAGAATCCTCAAGCTCAGGTACCTCAAGACTGGATAAAACAGACAGTTTTCGAGGCCCTTAG